Proteins encoded together in one Bos indicus isolate NIAB-ARS_2022 breed Sahiwal x Tharparkar chromosome 3, NIAB-ARS_B.indTharparkar_mat_pri_1.0, whole genome shotgun sequence window:
- the CRABP2 gene encoding cellular retinoic acid-binding protein 2 — protein sequence MPNFSGNWKIIRSENFEDLLKVLGVNVMLRKIAVAAASKPAVEIKQEGDTFYIKTSTTVRTTEINFKIGEEFEEQTVDGRPCKSLVKWESENKMVCEQRLLKGEGPKTSWTRELTNDGELILTMTADDIVCTRVYIRE from the exons ATGCCCAACTTCTCTGGTAACTGGAAAATCATCCGATCGGAGAACTTCGAGGATTTGCTCAAAGTGCTGG GGGTGAATGTGATGCTGAGGAAGATCGCAGTGGCTGCAGCATCCAAGCCAGCAGTGGAGATCAAACAGGAGGGGGACACTTTCTACATCAAAACCTCCACCACCGTGCGTACCACAGAGATCAACTTCAAGATCGGAGAGGAGTTTGAAGAGCAGACTGTGGATGGGAGACCCTGTAAG AGCCTGGTGAAATGGGAGAGCGAGAACAAAATGGTCTGTGAGCAGAGGCTGTTGAAGGGAGAGGGTCCCAAGACCTCCTGGACCAGAGAACTGACCAACGATGGAGAGCTGATCCTG ACCATGACGGCGGATGACATCGTGTGCACCAGGGTCTACATCCGGGAGTAA